In one window of Flavobacterium ginsengisoli DNA:
- a CDS encoding T9SS type B sorting domain-containing protein: MENYPQAVVTIFDRYGKLVAQLSRFKMSWDGTLNQIPLPASDYWYALKVDDSMPVLRGHFTLKR; the protein is encoded by the coding sequence ATGGAAAATTATCCTCAAGCAGTAGTTACTATTTTTGACCGTTATGGAAAACTAGTCGCACAATTAAGCCGTTTTAAAATGAGTTGGGATGGTACTTTAAATCAAATTCCACTTCCTGCTTCAGATTATTGGTATGCTTTAAAAGTAGATGATTCAATGCCAGTTTTAAGAGGGCATTTTACTCTGAAAAGATAG